A window from Leptothermofonsia sichuanensis E412 encodes these proteins:
- a CDS encoding YdcF family protein, with product MISPRRWRRRVIQPVLIGALIYGVATSPLGVNLALTGLTFSLPQDSGGAVDAIVVLGRGEDLRYRRVELAKQLWQEGRASQIFISGMLDAQPIVEILKEVGVPGQILKGESCSQTTEENALYTSAILRPQGVQKILLITDSAHMLRSFLLFRGFEFIVLPYSSPMPPQWSSQQQMIFIVREYLALAKYAFTGQFKQRPDSGIKKTDPEIFEKFSAWNCRIEKA from the coding sequence TTGATCAGCCCCCGTCGATGGCGGCGACGGGTTATTCAGCCTGTGCTCATCGGCGCTTTAATCTATGGCGTTGCGACCTCACCCCTGGGGGTCAATCTGGCCTTAACTGGTTTAACATTTTCGCTACCACAAGACTCAGGGGGTGCTGTCGATGCGATCGTTGTTTTGGGGCGGGGCGAGGATCTGAGATATCGACGGGTTGAACTGGCTAAACAACTCTGGCAGGAGGGGCGTGCTTCCCAGATATTTATCAGCGGCATGTTAGATGCCCAACCAATCGTTGAAATCTTGAAGGAAGTTGGAGTTCCAGGACAGATACTGAAGGGCGAAAGTTGTTCACAGACTACAGAAGAAAATGCCCTCTATACCTCAGCTATTTTACGTCCGCAGGGTGTCCAGAAGATTCTTCTAATCACTGATTCGGCACACATGCTGCGCTCCTTTTTGCTATTTCGGGGTTTCGAGTTTATCGTTTTACCCTACTCCAGCCCGATGCCCCCGCAGTGGAGTTCTCAGCAGCAAATGATATTTATTGTGCGCGAATACCTGGCTTTAGCTAAATACGCTTTTACCGGACAGTTTAAGCAGCGACCAGATTCCGGCATTAAAAAAACAGATCCAGAAATTTTTGAAAAATTTTCTGCCTGGAATTGCAGGATAGAAAAGGCATAA
- a CDS encoding peroxiredoxin, with protein MALQLGDVVPNFTQQTSEGEINFYDWAGDSWVVLFSHPADYTPVCTTELGEVAKLKPEFEKRNTKVIALSVDDAESHKGWIGDINETQNTTVNYPIIADADKSVSNLYGMIHPNANAKVTVRTVFVIDPEKKLRLTITYPPSTGRNFEEILRVIDSLQLTDNYGVATPVNWKDGDDVVVVPSISTEEARQKFPKGVTEVKSYLRMTPQPNK; from the coding sequence ATGGCTCTCCAATTAGGTGACGTGGTACCAAACTTTACCCAGCAAACCAGCGAAGGGGAAATCAACTTTTACGACTGGGCTGGTGACAGTTGGGTTGTCCTTTTCTCCCACCCGGCAGATTATACTCCCGTCTGCACTACGGAATTAGGCGAAGTTGCAAAGCTTAAGCCTGAGTTTGAAAAGCGTAACACAAAAGTAATTGCGCTCAGTGTTGACGATGCCGAATCCCACAAGGGTTGGATTGGAGACATCAACGAAACCCAAAATACAACGGTCAATTACCCCATCATTGCCGATGCCGACAAATCGGTGTCCAATCTTTACGGCATGATCCACCCCAATGCCAACGCAAAGGTAACTGTGCGTACTGTGTTCGTCATTGACCCTGAGAAAAAGTTGCGGCTGACCATCACCTACCCCCCCAGCACCGGGCGGAATTTTGAAGAAATCCTGCGGGTCATTGATTCCCTCCAACTGACCGATAACTACGGAGTTGCCACTCCAGTCAACTGGAAAGATGGGGATGATGTGGTGGTGGTGCCGTCCATCTCCACCGAAGAAGCCAGGCAGAAGTTCCCCAAAGGGGTCACCGAAGTCAAGTCCTACCTGCGCATGACACCTCAACCGAACAAGTAA
- a CDS encoding peptidylprolyl isomerase, which produces MESQDSKALLIVNDQPLSLRQCLRYLQSAGKLQPFIGDILKQYVLENELATRQDLDISPAMVEQAVVDFRLKQNLTDAQVFQEWLTRNGINYEQFHSQISNSFKMEKLKAVVAESRLQEHFIERKLFFDRVVLSRIVVPSKDMADELYSQITEGANFEQLAREYSVADEKVANGMMGPVSRGTLPDSLRAAIDAANPGELVGPVEVEKHWAIFRVEQFIPATLEDAQLRQAMQNELFERWIAEKIQTMTVKLQVTE; this is translated from the coding sequence ATGGAATCACAAGACTCAAAAGCCCTGCTAATTGTTAATGACCAGCCTCTTTCTCTGCGGCAATGTTTGCGATACTTGCAGTCAGCAGGCAAGCTCCAGCCTTTTATTGGAGATATTTTGAAGCAGTACGTTCTGGAGAATGAATTGGCGACAAGGCAGGATCTGGACATCAGCCCGGCGATGGTTGAGCAGGCAGTTGTCGATTTTCGTCTGAAACAAAATTTAACAGATGCCCAGGTTTTTCAGGAATGGTTAACCCGCAATGGCATTAACTACGAGCAGTTTCACAGTCAGATTTCTAACAGCTTCAAAATGGAAAAGTTGAAGGCGGTTGTGGCTGAAAGCCGCTTACAGGAACATTTTATTGAGCGGAAACTGTTTTTTGACCGGGTTGTACTTTCTCGGATTGTTGTTCCCAGCAAAGATATGGCGGATGAACTATACAGCCAGATTACAGAGGGGGCAAACTTTGAACAACTGGCGCGGGAGTATTCGGTTGCAGATGAAAAAGTAGCAAACGGCATGATGGGTCCGGTGAGTCGGGGGACGCTACCCGATAGCTTGAGGGCAGCAATCGATGCGGCCAATCCGGGTGAATTGGTGGGACCCGTGGAAGTTGAAAAACATTGGGCAATTTTTCGGGTTGAACAGTTTATTCCTGCCACACTGGAAGATGCTCAGTTGCGTCAGGCCATGCAAAACGAGTTGTTTGAACGCTGGATAGCAGAAAAAATTCAGACCATGACGGTTAAGTTACAGGTTACTGAATAA
- a CDS encoding GIY-YIG nuclease family protein: MTSLASLDFVPYIDSRGQLPEQFQGKVGVYAVFDQNRVLQYIGYSRDVFLSLKQHLVRQPQLCFWVKVKTIDRPSRTILESIRDEWIAENSSLPSGNDSEDTKWNQPIDVRVMMSADEQSRYAAAIDDLTQTKVLKQVARRVEAEILELLRARGLQDEPRFNPKLKEAGLLDLK, encoded by the coding sequence ATGACTTCTCTTGCAAGTCTGGACTTCGTTCCTTACATCGACTCCAGGGGACAACTGCCAGAGCAGTTCCAGGGGAAAGTGGGAGTTTATGCCGTATTTGACCAAAACCGGGTGCTGCAATACATTGGCTATTCCCGGGATGTTTTTCTCAGTTTGAAACAGCACCTGGTCCGTCAGCCGCAGCTGTGTTTTTGGGTAAAGGTAAAGACAATTGATCGCCCCAGCCGCACGATTCTGGAATCTATCCGAGATGAATGGATTGCAGAGAACAGTTCTTTGCCGTCGGGTAATGACTCCGAGGACACAAAATGGAACCAGCCCATTGATGTCCGGGTAATGATGAGTGCTGATGAGCAAAGCCGCTATGCGGCGGCGATCGATGACTTGACCCAGACAAAGGTTTTGAAACAGGTTGCCCGTCGGGTTGAAGCGGAAATTCTGGAATTGCTGAGGGCACGGGGATTGCAGGATGAACCTCGATTCAACCCCAAATTGAAAGAAGCGGGCTTACTCGATTTGAAGTAG
- a CDS encoding cysteine synthase A yields MDIKHGFVGTVGNTPLIRLNSFSDETGCEILGKAEFLNPGGSVKDRAALFIIQDAEEKGLLKPGGTVVEGTAGNTGIGLAHICNAKGYKCLIIIPETQSQEKMDLLRTLGAEVRPVPAVPYRDPNNYVKLSGRLAAEMENAIWANQFDNLANRDAHYKTTGPEIWSQTDGRIDAWVTSTGTGGTYAGVAIFLKEQNPDIRCVVADPMGSGLYSYVKTGEITTEGSSITEGIGNSRVTANMAEAPADDAIRVDDAEAVRVVYQLLERDGLFVGGSSGINVGAAVALAKQLGPGHRIVTILCDSGSRYQSKLFNREWLAGKGLLPG; encoded by the coding sequence ATGGATATTAAGCATGGATTTGTCGGCACCGTAGGTAACACCCCACTGATCCGGCTCAACAGCTTTAGCGACGAAACAGGATGCGAAATCCTGGGTAAAGCCGAATTTCTGAATCCCGGTGGTTCTGTGAAGGACCGGGCAGCCCTGTTCATCATTCAAGATGCGGAGGAAAAGGGGCTACTGAAACCCGGAGGCACTGTGGTGGAAGGTACGGCTGGCAACACCGGCATTGGACTGGCCCATATCTGCAATGCCAAAGGCTATAAGTGCCTGATTATCATCCCAGAAACCCAATCTCAGGAAAAAATGGACTTGCTACGAACCCTGGGGGCAGAGGTACGTCCGGTTCCGGCGGTTCCTTACCGGGATCCCAATAACTACGTCAAACTTTCTGGCAGACTTGCTGCCGAAATGGAAAATGCAATTTGGGCAAATCAGTTTGACAATCTGGCAAATCGGGATGCCCACTATAAGACAACAGGACCTGAGATTTGGTCCCAGACGGATGGCAGGATTGATGCCTGGGTCACCTCAACCGGGACTGGCGGAACCTATGCTGGGGTTGCTATCTTCCTCAAGGAACAGAACCCAGATATTCGGTGTGTTGTGGCCGATCCAATGGGCAGTGGACTGTATAGCTATGTTAAGACGGGAGAAATCACGACTGAAGGTAGTTCGATTACAGAGGGTATTGGTAACAGTAGAGTGACCGCCAATATGGCGGAAGCTCCCGCAGATGATGCGATTCGAGTGGATGACGCCGAGGCTGTTAGAGTGGTCTATCAACTGCTGGAGAGAGATGGCTTGTTTGTAGGTGGTTCGTCAGGAATTAACGTGGGTGCAGCGGTTGCTCTGGCAAAACAACTGGGGCCGGGGCACAGGATTGTAACCATTCTCTGTGATAGCGGCAGTCGCTACCAATCGAAGCTGTTCAATCGGGAATGGCTGGCAGGAAAAGGGTTATTGCCAGGGTAA
- a CDS encoding polysaccharide biosynthesis/export family protein codes for MSKTERKDNDSMELLSSHYKKSMLLRAAEDRWNSLVLLTTRLTLTALVTVSSQVAYYAPGLAQSSARLSASPSSTNTPPAASADAYILGPGDRVRVEVFKVAELSGDNQVLVDGTVTLPRIGAISVQGLTLKEAAEAISSRYASILKYPIVNLALLTPRPVQVGILGEVNRPGAYTLSGGETGGLPTVTRALQQAGGITQMADLRSIEIRRPRQSGEQVIKVNLWDFLQAGNASQDIPLRAGDSIFVPTINTTNLAESIQIASANFSADRSQALNIAVVGEVYRPGPHTVTASARTGAAGETGQAGGTGGIETPPTITRAIQIAGGIKPQANIRQIQVRRLAKNGSEQTISIDLWKLLKEGDVSQDLFLQDRDTIVVPTATEISPTESIQVAAASFSPDSIRVNIVGEVKNPGLVRIPPNTPLNQAVLTAGGFTIRARKSSVDLIRLNPNGTITKRKIAINFDNELNEKTNPPLYNDDIVIVNRSGLTTFSDNLSSILTPINGFLSIFSIFRLLTGQ; via the coding sequence ATGTCGAAAACTGAGCGGAAAGATAACGATAGTATGGAATTGCTTTCAAGTCACTATAAAAAGTCTATGTTGCTGAGAGCCGCTGAAGATCGCTGGAACTCCCTGGTATTGCTGACTACCCGTCTGACTCTAACAGCATTGGTTACGGTCTCTTCTCAGGTTGCCTACTATGCTCCAGGGCTTGCCCAATCCTCTGCTCGCCTGTCTGCAAGCCCTTCAAGCACCAATACTCCTCCAGCCGCTTCAGCCGATGCTTATATTTTGGGACCCGGCGATCGGGTTCGGGTCGAGGTTTTCAAAGTGGCCGAATTGAGTGGTGATAATCAAGTTTTGGTGGATGGGACTGTCACCCTGCCGCGGATTGGAGCCATCTCAGTGCAAGGACTGACCTTAAAGGAAGCCGCTGAGGCGATCTCCAGTCGATATGCAAGCATCCTCAAATATCCAATTGTTAACCTCGCTTTGCTCACACCCCGTCCAGTCCAGGTGGGTATTTTAGGAGAAGTCAATCGTCCCGGAGCTTACACCCTATCAGGGGGAGAAACGGGGGGACTGCCAACGGTCACACGGGCACTCCAGCAGGCAGGGGGTATTACCCAGATGGCAGACCTCCGTAGCATAGAGATCCGGCGTCCCAGACAGTCAGGAGAACAAGTGATTAAGGTCAACCTGTGGGATTTTCTGCAGGCTGGAAACGCCAGCCAGGACATCCCCTTAAGAGCTGGCGATTCTATCTTTGTTCCCACCATCAACACCACAAATCTGGCTGAATCCATTCAAATTGCATCTGCCAACTTCAGCGCCGATAGGAGTCAGGCACTGAACATCGCTGTAGTTGGCGAAGTATATCGTCCGGGTCCCCATACCGTCACCGCTTCCGCCAGAACAGGTGCCGCCGGGGAAACAGGTCAGGCAGGCGGAACAGGCGGCATCGAAACTCCACCAACGATCACCCGTGCCATCCAGATTGCCGGAGGAATTAAGCCTCAAGCCAATATTCGCCAGATTCAGGTTCGCCGTCTGGCGAAAAATGGATCGGAACAAACCATATCGATTGACCTCTGGAAGCTTTTGAAGGAGGGAGATGTCAGTCAGGATCTGTTCCTGCAAGATAGAGATACGATTGTGGTACCGACAGCGACTGAAATTTCCCCTACAGAATCGATTCAGGTGGCTGCCGCCAGTTTTTCTCCCGATAGTATTCGCGTCAACATCGTGGGTGAAGTCAAAAATCCTGGACTGGTGCGGATTCCACCCAACACCCCTCTCAATCAGGCCGTCCTCACAGCCGGAGGTTTTACAATACGGGCACGTAAAAGTTCTGTTGATTTGATTCGGCTCAACCCCAATGGCACGATTACAAAACGTAAAATTGCTATCAACTTTGATAATGAACTGAATGAAAAGACCAACCCACCGCTTTATAACGATGACATTGTAATTGTGAATCGATCTGGATTAACAACATTTTCGGATAACTTGAGTTCCATTTTGACCCCGATCAATGGCTTCTTGTCAATATTTAGCATCTTCAGACTCTTGACCGGACAATAA
- a CDS encoding GumC family protein: MQSEQHYPVPPSIDGKRFQWLPSVNSASPKDDDEGGLNLGQVFAALRRKLPIIAGVTVVVTSAAMLKAINSTPIYQSGFEILTKPVTVEGQVISSVPQTLSNREQQQHSGQVDQTTLKVLKSPKILSPIVDELKVKYPDITYDELLVNLVLTPVPSSEILTVTYQSKNPEKVKAVLTQVSEAYLAYSLEERLADVRQGIEFVDAQLPQLQKRVNGIQDQLQAFRQKYNLIDPESTSKQLADQTNSVGQQRLETQLKLNEARALYLDLTRQLAQLSNESAASSALSESSRYQSLLNQILSVESEIAKESTLYREDTPNVQILRDQKENLLPLLTREGQRAQQQVSSRIRELETRNAILAQSEAMLNQQVKQLSVVSRQYADIQQDLKIATENLNQFLTKREALRIDAGQRKTPWQILTAPSAPFPSAANVKRTTMLGAIFGLLLGVGVALLLDKLSSVFHSPEDIKDASKLPILGVIPYNPDLEEVHQLSMVEKVTSIADIVGFMQQMRQKFSFSGGSQSGQYTTSPFLEAFRSLYTNIRLLSSDTQIRSLAISSSSPGEGKSTISVHLALAAAALGQKVLLVDTDLRLPQLHNRLGLTNSYGLSNLIASDLEFERLIQQSPIENNLFVLTAGQVPPDPTKLLSSQKMQNLMEQFKQTFDLVLYDMPPLLGLADAKLIASKADGIAMVVALGKTKSASLTQALESIKLFQVTILGIVANGSRDQVMPFPESYHRYYVAESVEPALDRKAAPLGVKPFDD; the protein is encoded by the coding sequence ATGCAGAGTGAACAGCATTATCCGGTGCCCCCCAGCATTGACGGCAAACGTTTCCAGTGGTTGCCATCCGTCAATTCAGCTTCCCCTAAAGATGATGACGAGGGCGGGCTTAACCTTGGTCAGGTATTTGCAGCCCTACGGCGCAAGCTGCCAATCATTGCTGGGGTCACGGTTGTTGTCACCTCTGCGGCAATGCTGAAAGCTATTAACAGCACACCCATTTATCAATCCGGGTTTGAGATTTTGACCAAGCCTGTTACTGTTGAAGGTCAGGTGATTTCGTCCGTACCCCAAACTTTGAGTAACCGGGAACAGCAACAACACAGTGGGCAGGTCGATCAAACAACGCTCAAAGTCTTGAAGAGTCCTAAGATATTGTCTCCAATTGTTGACGAGTTGAAGGTCAAGTATCCGGATATCACCTATGACGAATTGCTGGTCAATCTGGTGCTTACTCCAGTCCCATCCAGTGAGATTTTAACGGTTACCTATCAGAGCAAGAACCCTGAGAAGGTAAAGGCGGTTTTAACGCAAGTGTCAGAGGCATACCTGGCCTATAGCCTGGAAGAGCGCCTGGCAGATGTGCGACAGGGTATCGAATTTGTGGATGCCCAGCTCCCTCAACTCCAGAAGCGCGTGAATGGAATTCAGGATCAACTCCAGGCTTTTCGACAGAAATATAACCTGATTGATCCAGAATCCACCAGTAAGCAATTGGCCGATCAAACCAACTCCGTGGGGCAGCAGCGGCTTGAAACTCAACTCAAGTTAAATGAAGCGCGTGCACTCTACCTCGATCTGACCCGACAGCTTGCACAACTATCAAATGAATCAGCCGCTTCGTCAGCATTGAGTGAAAGTTCTCGCTACCAATCGCTACTGAATCAAATTTTGAGTGTTGAGAGCGAGATTGCAAAAGAGTCAACACTGTATCGGGAAGATACGCCAAATGTCCAGATTTTACGAGATCAAAAAGAGAATCTTTTACCGTTGCTGACCCGGGAAGGGCAGCGGGCACAACAGCAGGTTAGCAGTAGAATCCGCGAGTTAGAAACTCGCAACGCCATCCTGGCTCAATCGGAGGCAATGCTCAATCAGCAGGTCAAGCAACTATCGGTGGTTTCGCGCCAGTATGCAGATATTCAGCAAGATCTGAAAATCGCAACGGAAAACCTGAATCAGTTTTTAACCAAACGGGAAGCCCTGCGGATCGACGCTGGACAGCGGAAAACTCCCTGGCAGATCCTGACTGCTCCTTCTGCTCCATTTCCCTCCGCTGCCAACGTCAAACGAACCACAATGCTGGGGGCTATTTTTGGGCTTTTGCTTGGTGTGGGGGTTGCGCTTTTACTGGATAAGTTGAGTAGTGTTTTCCATAGCCCTGAGGATATTAAGGATGCTAGTAAACTCCCCATCCTGGGTGTAATTCCCTATAACCCTGACCTGGAAGAGGTTCACCAGCTCAGTATGGTTGAAAAGGTGACCTCCATTGCCGATATTGTTGGGTTCATGCAACAGATGCGGCAGAAATTTAGTTTTTCTGGCGGCTCGCAGTCTGGACAGTATACAACATCTCCCTTCTTAGAGGCATTTCGATCGCTTTACACCAATATCCGCCTGCTCAGTTCTGACACCCAGATTCGATCGCTGGCAATCAGTTCCTCTTCCCCCGGCGAAGGCAAATCGACCATTTCAGTTCATCTGGCACTGGCGGCGGCGGCTCTAGGGCAAAAGGTTTTATTAGTGGACACAGACTTGCGCCTGCCTCAACTCCACAATCGCCTGGGCCTGACCAACAGTTACGGACTGAGCAACCTGATTGCTTCTGATCTGGAATTTGAACGACTCATCCAGCAGTCACCGATTGAGAATAACCTGTTTGTGCTCACGGCTGGTCAGGTTCCCCCAGATCCAACCAAGTTGCTCTCATCTCAGAAGATGCAGAACTTGATGGAGCAGTTCAAACAAACCTTTGATCTGGTTCTCTACGATATGCCGCCATTGTTGGGGTTAGCCGACGCGAAACTGATTGCGTCTAAAGCCGATGGAATTGCGATGGTTGTGGCTTTGGGCAAAACAAAGAGTGCTTCCTTAACTCAAGCATTGGAAAGCATTAAATTATTTCAAGTGACTATTCTGGGAATCGTTGCCAATGGATCCAGAGATCAGGTCATGCCTTTTCCAGAGTCTTACCATCGTTACTATGTCGCTGAGTCGGTTGAGCCAGCCCTTGACCGGAAAGCAGCCCCTTTAGGAGTAAAACCGTTCGATGATTAA
- a CDS encoding peptidase domain-containing ABC transporter yields the protein MIANELVNLPWDAPPLSLLNSDQQVQFKQAAETRRYSLGETLWSTDMPGHQILVLAGKVRLIPEEGASIILKQGDWLGDCLELPGLWKARAADKDVVVAIWKSDIWRAIATPDLEQYWATQRGRYQPQTATTRQPITDFPFVPGVNTAAACLTMAASHLQNPAQMEWVQRQVRSQQPPDVMEAAEKLGFHLRRIETTWNDLRQVPLPALMQWRDIGDGNGVSAGSSDRGSAPFHWVLVYAVKGDRLILSDPLNPARTCESVPRAIAEPAWNGQLWLVEAIQKQERFSLAWFLPAVMKYRKLLSEVLLASFTLQILGLATPVITQVVIDKVMVQGSMPTLHVMAIALLGVAFFEGLLGILRLFIFTHTARRLDLSLSAQLFRHLMRLPLSYFEQRRVGDTVARVQELENIRQFLTGTALTVVLDAIFAVVYLAIMIYYSGILTLAALAVIPLFAILTLTATPILRNWLNETFNRSADSQSFLVETVTGIQAVKAHTAERAARDRWEGLFARFIRTGFKASTTQNISSNIADFLTNLSYLIVLWVGATLVIEQKLTIGQLVAFQMLSGRMTGPLLRLVQLWQNLQQVLLSVDRIGDILNTAPEAEAGSGLVLPPLKGQVTFDQVFFRYHPTQEPVLRGISFSVEPGMLVGVVGRSGSGKSTLSKLLQRLYPVESGRILIDGFDVKTADLVSLRQQISVVLQEDFIFNGSVIENISLGNPDISAEQVIEAARLAVAHDFISELPHGYETSVGERGTALSGGQRQRLALSRLFLSKAPILILDEATSALDAETEQQVLQNLQRVSQNRTVFLIAHRFAPLKRADLIVVLEKGVLVEKGTHTELLQSKGLYWSLYQRQQASV from the coding sequence ATGATTGCTAACGAGCTTGTCAATTTACCCTGGGATGCCCCTCCCCTCAGCTTGCTTAACTCTGACCAGCAGGTTCAGTTCAAGCAGGCGGCTGAAACTCGTCGCTATAGCCTGGGAGAAACCCTCTGGTCTACGGATATGCCTGGTCATCAGATACTGGTGCTGGCAGGTAAGGTGCGCCTGATACCGGAGGAGGGGGCGTCGATCATCCTGAAGCAGGGGGATTGGCTGGGGGATTGTTTGGAACTGCCAGGTTTATGGAAAGCGAGAGCGGCGGATAAAGACGTGGTGGTTGCTATCTGGAAATCAGACATCTGGAGGGCGATCGCCACTCCCGATCTTGAGCAATACTGGGCAACTCAGCGAGGACGTTACCAGCCCCAGACGGCAACTACCCGCCAACCTATTACCGATTTCCCTTTTGTTCCTGGGGTCAATACAGCCGCCGCCTGTTTGACAATGGCTGCCAGCCACCTGCAAAACCCGGCCCAAATGGAGTGGGTACAGCGCCAGGTGCGGAGTCAGCAACCTCCTGATGTGATGGAGGCGGCAGAGAAGCTGGGTTTTCATCTGCGACGGATAGAAACCACCTGGAATGATTTACGTCAGGTGCCCCTGCCAGCCCTGATGCAATGGCGGGACATAGGGGATGGGAATGGGGTGTCTGCCGGTTCATCAGACCGGGGTTCGGCACCGTTTCACTGGGTGCTGGTCTATGCCGTCAAAGGCGATCGCTTGATTCTCAGTGATCCACTCAACCCTGCCCGAACCTGTGAGAGTGTACCCAGGGCGATCGCAGAACCTGCCTGGAATGGTCAACTCTGGCTGGTAGAGGCAATCCAGAAGCAGGAACGGTTCAGTCTTGCCTGGTTTTTGCCCGCAGTAATGAAGTATCGCAAGCTTCTTTCAGAAGTATTGCTGGCATCCTTTACCCTGCAAATTTTGGGGCTGGCAACTCCTGTCATTACCCAGGTTGTGATTGACAAGGTGATGGTGCAGGGAAGTATGCCTACTCTGCATGTCATGGCGATCGCGCTCCTGGGAGTTGCTTTCTTTGAAGGGTTGTTGGGCATTCTGCGTCTGTTTATCTTTACCCACACTGCCCGGCGGCTGGATCTGAGTCTATCTGCCCAACTTTTCCGGCACCTGATGCGGCTACCCCTGTCCTATTTTGAGCAACGTCGGGTGGGGGATACTGTTGCCCGCGTACAGGAACTGGAAAATATTCGCCAATTTCTCACCGGGACTGCCCTCACGGTTGTCCTGGATGCCATCTTTGCGGTGGTTTACCTGGCCATCATGATTTACTACAGTGGCATCCTGACGCTGGCAGCCCTGGCAGTCATTCCTCTGTTTGCCATCCTCACCCTGACCGCCACCCCTATTCTGCGCAACTGGTTGAACGAAACCTTTAACCGGAGTGCTGACAGTCAATCGTTCCTGGTGGAAACCGTGACTGGAATTCAGGCAGTAAAAGCGCATACAGCGGAGCGAGCAGCCCGCGATCGCTGGGAAGGTCTGTTTGCCCGCTTTATTCGCACGGGTTTCAAAGCCTCCACGACCCAGAACATCAGTAGCAACATCGCAGACTTCCTCACCAATCTTTCCTACTTAATCGTTCTCTGGGTTGGGGCAACCCTGGTGATTGAACAGAAACTCACCATTGGTCAACTCGTTGCCTTCCAGATGCTATCCGGTAGAATGACAGGCCCTCTGCTGCGCCTGGTGCAGCTCTGGCAGAATCTTCAACAGGTTCTTCTCTCCGTCGATCGGATTGGTGACATCCTCAATACAGCCCCTGAAGCTGAAGCTGGTTCAGGACTGGTTCTGCCACCCCTGAAGGGGCAGGTCACCTTCGACCAGGTTTTCTTCCGTTACCATCCCACCCAGGAGCCTGTTCTGAGGGGTATATCCTTCAGTGTTGAACCGGGCATGCTGGTTGGGGTCGTTGGCCGCAGTGGTTCCGGCAAGAGCACGCTTTCCAAACTGCTTCAACGTCTTTACCCGGTCGAGTCTGGACGCATATTGATTGATGGCTTTGATGTGAAAACTGCCGATCTGGTGTCTCTTCGCCAGCAAATCAGCGTTGTTCTGCAAGAGGACTTTATCTTCAACGGCTCTGTCATTGAAAACATCAGTCTCGGTAATCCCGATATCAGTGCTGAACAGGTCATTGAAGCGGCTCGTCTGGCAGTAGCTCACGACTTTATCAGTGAGCTTCCCCACGGCTACGAAACCAGCGTGGGTGAGCGGGGTACGGCCCTTTCAGGGGGGCAGCGTCAGCGCCTGGCCCTGTCGCGCCTTTTCCTTTCTAAGGCACCCATTCTGATTCTGGATGAGGCGACGAGTGCCCTGGATGCTGAAACTGAACAACAGGTGCTCCAAAATCTGCAACGGGTTTCCCAGAACCGTACCGTTTTCCTGATTGCCCACCGATTTGCACCCCTCAAGCGAGCCGATCTGATTGTGGTGCTTGAAAAAGGCGTTCTGGTTGAGAAAGGCACCCATACCGAACTGCTGCAAAGCAAGGGATTGTACTGGTCGCTCTATCAGCGGCAGCAGGCATCGGTCTAG